DNA sequence from the Tissierella sp. MB52-C2 genome:
ACTAGCACCCGTTTCAGCTTCGATTTCATTATATGTCTTATTTGTTTTAAGTAACTTAGCTACTTCTAACCTCTGTGATATTGCTTGAATTTCCTTTATTGTACATATGTCCTCGAAAAACCTATAACATTCTTCTCGATTTTCCAAAAGCAAGATTGCTTCAAAAAATCCATCCACTTGATCTGATTTTATCTTCGAGTTAAATTCCATTTTTATTTCCTCCTAAAGTCATAGTTTCATATTAAAGCGTTCAAGTCTTATGTCCAATATAATAGCTGGGAAAACCCAGCTATTATATTTATTATATTAGAATAATCCTACTATTTCTCCATTAGGTAATATATCGATATTGTTAGCAGCTGGAACTTTTGGTAATCCTGGCATTGTCATGATTTCTCCCGTTAATGCTACTAGGAAACCTGCTCCTCTTGATACTCTTATATCTCTTACAGTTATTCTAAATCCACTTGGTCTACCAAGTAATGTTGGATCGTCTGATAAGGAATATTGAGTTTTTGCCATACAAATTGGCATCTTATCAAAGCCTAACTTTTCTATATTAGCTATAGTCTTTTCACAAGCCTTTGTAAAGTCTACTCCATCTGCTCCATAAACTTCTTTAGCTATTTTTTCAATCTTAGTTTTGATTGATTCTTCTACATCATAAATTGGCTTAAAGTTGGATTGTTTTGTTTCGCATACTTTTACTACTGCCTCAGCCATAGCTACTCCACCTTCTCCACCTTTACCCCATACTTCTGAAAGAACTGCTTCTGCACCTAATTCTTTACATCTATCAAGTACATATTTAAGTTCTGCTTCTGTATCTGTTGGGAAGTTATTTATAGCTACTACTGCTGGTACTCCAAACTTATTAATGTTTTCTATATGTTTCTCTAGGTTAGCAAATCCTTTAGATAATGCATCTAGATTTTCAGTTCCTAGTTCATCCTTCTTAACTCCACCATTGTATTTTAGTGCTCTTATTGTAGCTACTATTACTGCAGCATCTGGTTTTAAGCCACCAAATCTACACTTAATATCAAAGAATTTCTCAGCACCTAAATCTGCACCAAATCCAGCTTCTGTTACTGTATATTCAGCCATTTTTAGAGCTAATTTTGTTGCTAACATTGAGTTACATCCATGAGCAATATTAGCAAATGGTCCACCATGAATTAGTGCTGGTGTATTTTCTAATGTTTGAACAAGGTTAGGATCTACTGCATCTTTCATAAGTAAAGCTACTGCCCCTTGTGCATCTAGGTCTTTAGCAAATACTGGGCTACCGTCAAATTTATAT
Encoded proteins:
- a CDS encoding formate--tetrahydrofolate ligase, whose protein sequence is MKTDVQIAQEAKMLPIVDVAAKLGIDEDHLIQYGKYKAKVSLGLLDEMKDKPDGKLILVTAINPTPAGEGKTTTNIGLSMGLNKIGKSAITALREPSLGPSFGVKGGAAGGGYAQVVPMEDINLHFTGDFHAITTAHNLISALLDNHIHQGNALNIDPRRVVWKRVLDMNDRALRDIVVGLGGKPNGMPRQDGFDITVASEIMAIFCLSKDLEDLKARVGEIIVAYKFDGSPVFAKDLDAQGAVALLMKDAVDPNLVQTLENTPALIHGGPFANIAHGCNSMLATKLALKMAEYTVTEAGFGADLGAEKFFDIKCRFGGLKPDAAVIVATIRALKYNGGVKKDELGTENLDALSKGFANLEKHIENINKFGVPAVVAINNFPTDTEAELKYVLDRCKELGAEAVLSEVWGKGGEGGVAMAEAVVKVCETKQSNFKPIYDVEESIKTKIEKIAKEVYGADGVDFTKACEKTIANIEKLGFDKMPICMAKTQYSLSDDPTLLGRPSGFRITVRDIRVSRGAGFLVALTGEIMTMPGLPKVPAANNIDILPNGEIVGLF
- a CDS encoding YerC/YecD family TrpR-related protein, translating into MEFNSKIKSDQVDGFFEAILLLENREECYRFFEDICTIKEIQAISQRLEVAKLLKTNKTYNEIEAETGASTATISRINRALNYGSEGYNVVLKKLGIIEDK